The Gemmatimonadota bacterium genomic sequence CCGAGAATCGGCCACTGGATCCTCTTGCGCGGGGTCAGGTTGTATTGCAGCCTTGCCCGGTAGGCCCCGGTGGTATCGATCCTGGAAACGGAGTGCCGGAAATAGTTGGTCGACGTGTAGTCGAACCGGATGCGTTCCAGGGTCCAGGCGACGAAGGGATTCGTGGAACCGACCCGCTTGGAGATGGAAGTCGAAAAGGACCGGTCGGTGTTCTCCGTGCGCTGTGCTTCGCGCTGTTCGCTGTTCAGCAGGACGATGTCGGAGCCGACCTGCAACCGGGGCAGCCTGAGGTCGTTTCTCCAGCGGAGTCGCACCGGAACGGACAGCCCCCAGTTTTCCGGCAGCATGTTACCCAGGTTCAACAGGGTGGAGAAGTTCATCACGGTGGTCCTGCTCCCCGCTTCTTCACCGCCTATCCGGCGGAAGTGGCTGCCCACGCTTCTGACGGTCCCGAACAGCGAGAACACGTCAGCAAAATCGGCGTCTATTTTCAAGCGGCCGGCCAGGCCCCGGTCGCGCCTGACATCACCGGCCCTCAGTTCGTCCAGCCAGAGCTCGCCACCCTCGAGTTCGGTATCGTAAGGGTTGTAGATCCCGACTGTGATATGGCGGATCCGGGCCAGCGCGGGTGCTCCGAGTACCCTGTATTGCTTGTTCCCTTCCAACTCGGCGATGGCCACTGTACTTCCCGTGCCCGGCGGCCCCTCCTTGAAACGCACGGGACGTTCCTTCCCGTCGCTCAGTATGACCGAATAGGTGGTATCCGCCGTCGTCGCCGTCACCCGCGCGGCTTCAGTTTCGCTTTTCAGAATCGTGAGGTCGTCGAAAACGACCCTGAGATGATTCGCATCGTCCCAGCCCGGGACCACGCGGGTCCTGTATTCGTAATAGTCAAATTCACCGCTGCCGAATCGTATGAAAAACTCGGGCGACCGATCGCCTTCGAAATGATCCGAACCGTGGATGTACAATCTCAGGGAGTTATACAATGTATAGTCCTGGAAGGTAAACAGCGTTCGGTAGGCCTGGGCGCTGTGGTGAGGCTGCAGGTTGGTATAGGTAAGGCTCAGCGACTGCTCCTTGATCTGCAGGCCGGTTACCCGATCGTACTCGATGATCGCGCCGGGCGGCGTAGTGTAGTCCCCCGGGTTGTCGTAGGTGTTCTTCACGGCCACATCAAAAGTCTCCTCGTATTCCGCCAGCTTTTCGTCCGGTACAGGGAAACCGCTGGAATCGGTGATGGCCCCTTGAAAGTCTTCCTGCCACTGGTTGCCCACGATGTTGATGGAGGCGATGCGCATCTGTACCGGTTCGTTGACCATCGTGATCCAGAGCCGGACCGTTTCGATCCGGTCGAACCTCGGCATGCCCACCGAACCGTCGTACGCCCGGTTTGACGTTACGCCCCCGCCCACCATCGCCTCCGTGTCCGCGTTGCCCTGCACACCCGTGTCGTCCGCCGTTGGACTCGCGCCGGTCGAACCGGCGCCGGCCGGATCGGCGCCGGACACTCCGGTGTCCAGCGGAATGCGGTACAGACGCCAGCTGTCCGGGTTCTCCCAGTTGGATCGCTCCTGGTCGCCGCCGGCTACGAACATCGTGTCTTCGTGATCCGGACTCAGATTCACGACGAACTTGAAGAAATCGTTTTGTACATCGAGGAACCCGGAGTAATCGAGGTCTTCGGTATCGGGACGCCGGTTCTGGTCCGGATCGCTGGCATTGACTTCCGGTCCATTGATTTTGCTGTAGTCGACCTGGTCGACGGGCACGTTGCCGCCCTGTGTGCCTTCGAAGGCGAAGTTGTCTCCGTGCGGGTCCGGATTCGTTACTGGGTTGAAACCGGCCTCGTCCTCGTCACGCAGGCCGTCCAGGCCGATGTCTTCTTCTGGTTCCAGGAGGTTGTTTCCGAAACCGTCGCTACGATCATCTTCCGTATCCAGCCGCCCGTCGTCGTTGACGTCCTCGCTGATCACGCCGAGGTCGATGTGCAGTTCGCCACGGTTTCCATTCACCCACAACTCGATGAAACGGCTGCGCGTCTGGTCGACGTAGCTTCCGGACAGCGGATGCATCAACCCGCCCCAACGGTTCATCACGTCATCCGGTCCCATTGGCTGCCCCGGCGCGTTGAAAGTAGAATCCGCGTGTATACCACCCCAGCGCAGGTCGGGTTCCGTGGGATCGAATTCCATGATCAGCACGTGCTGCAGCTGGTCGCGGCCCGTGACCTCGCGCGTTGGATAGATCTGCCGGACGTCGACCTGCTCCAGGGGATTGTACCAGGTCAATCGGCCCCGCTGGCCGTGCGTATGCCGATCGGGCGGACTGGACGGCCGCCAGCCGCTGCGGCGCACGCCCAGGTCGGTTTCCTCCTTGCTCCCTTCGAAATCGTCTATGAACCCGTCGCCCAGGATATTGGGGTTGGGTACGCTCTGGGCCAGTTCGGCCTCGATGATCAGCGAGGACGCCTCGTCCCCGAGGTCCGCGGGGGAGATGAAATCCATGAAGGAAGTCATAAAGTCCGGTTCGAACTCCAGGCGCGCATCGATCCCCCACATCATGTAGCGCCCGGTTTCGCGGCCGATCCGGGATTTCTGTTCCAGCGACTTGTCGGACCGGTACAGCAGGGTGCCCTTAATCCAGGACCGTTCGCTGAACTGATATTCGCCCTGCAGCCCGAGCAGGGTGTTCGACACGGGCTTGAAGAACGGGGCGAACTGAAACTGGACCGTCACGTCGGCATCCGGGGTCAGGGCTTCCTCATTCGTGAAGCGGATCTGTCCGACCTCGTACAGAATGATGTAGTCCGTACCCCGCTGCAGTTGCTGGCCGTTCAACCGGACGATTTCACTTCCCTCGATGATGTTGGTCCGCCCGAGCGCATACTGGGACAACTGGTTCCGGTATTCGACCTCAAGGAAGTACTTGTGCAGCCTGCTGTGCTCCCTGATGATCTGTTCGTTCGAAAGGTTGTATATCCCGGGCGTTTCGTCGGGAAGGCCATCGTCCTGCGTATCCGGATAGGCCAACTGACCGGCGGAGTTCCGGGTCAGCATCGGCGCGAAGGGATACTGGTCGGGAAAGATCAGCTCGCCCCGCTCGAAATTGATCAGCGAGTAGTCGATATCGACACGCCGGTCGGGCTCGGAGTGGGCGTCCACTCCCCTTCGGTCGAGCCCCAGCAGCTGGACGTAAGGTGTTCCGTTCTCGTCGATCTCACTGTGTTCGCCTTCGGATTCGATGCGGTAGATCCTCAGGTCGAAGCTATTCGGATCGATATCCGTCTGGCCCAGGTAGTACACGTTACGCCACTCGTACTGCCAGGTACCCCACTGGGAGGGATCGTCCTGCACATCGGGAGGCCTTTCCTGCTGCCGCTTGAGCAGGCGCAGCAGCGGGACGTCGCCGTCGAGGCGGCCGTACTTTCTGATTTCTCCGTCCAGGTTCACGGTCTCGTAGTACACCGCGAGCATGTCGTCTTCCTGGAGGGGCGTATTCAGCGCGATGTAGCCGAATTGTTCGTTTATGTAGAACTCGTCGGACTCCAGGAACCTGAACTTTCCTTCAATGAATTCACCTTCCTCGGAACCCTGGATGAGCACGCCCTCGGCGTCGTACACCGGGGGCTCCGGGAAAGCGCTGGCATTGACCAGCCTGGCCTGGTTGGTGAGCGTCACCTGCCCCGACACGTAGACCTGGATCAACCGGACCGAGTCCTCCGCCGCGATGTGGGAACCGTTTACGTCCCTGCGCGAGAAGTTCCGGCGGTACCGTTCGTCAATGAAATAGTACGTCCTGCGCCTGAAGTCGAGGTCCCTGATCGACCGGTTGGAACCCTGCGAGCCCGCCTGGAACGTGGCCGACTCCCCTTCCCCTTTCTCCTGGCTGGCGATCGCGGTCAGGTGGAAGCCGCCGAGCTGCCCCGTCGTTTTGATCCCGAACAGTCCGGTGTGCTGTTGCGTGTATCCCGTGAACTCCGTGTTCTTCAGTTCGAGGGAGACGTTGCCCGCCTCGAAGCTCTTCAATATGCCGTTCCCTTCCCGTCCGTCGTCGAAGACATCCTGGTAGCGGATGGCGAGGTTGTTGTCGAGATCTGTGAACGCTTCGCTGTTCTGCCTGATGTTCACCTCGATCTTCTCGCCGATGTTCCCCGTAACGGTAAACTCCTGGTTTTGCTTCATGGAAACGTTTGGCGTGCGGGAAAACCGGTTGGTCGCCGTGCTCGCGCTGCCTTCGGTCCATTCGCTGGCCATGTCCATCTCTATGCGCTGGTTTCCGAGAATTCGGATTACGGGCGATCCGCCGCCAAGAAAAGTAGGCAGGTTCACCGGCACATCAAGGGTCAGCAGGCCTTCCTGGCTGAGACGCGTTTGGGTGTCGAAGACGTAGGACAGCACGGACGTCCGCCACATTCTTCTGAATTGCGCCGTGCTGCGCAGCCGGTAGTACTGGTCGAAGGACAGGACCAGCGGCACGCGCCGGCCGAGTCCGCGTTCCTCGTCGATGTAAGCCAGCAGCTGGAGATCGGGATAGACGACGGTCCGGCCGTCAAAGAGCCACGGCGCGTCGGAGAGCGTAAGGAGCGGCGGTTTGCTTTGCCCGCGGGCGATTTCGTCAACCTCTTCGAACGTTACGAAGTACAGCCGTGCGCTTTCGAGCCGGATCGTCGGGCCTTCCACTTGCGCCTGCGCGGCGAAGGTCCACGCGGTCACCAGCACGAGGCTGAGGAAAATCGTGAAATTGCGTTTCATAGATTAACGAAAATATACCTGGGGAGCGACGCTCGCAATACCTGTTGGTACGTCTGAAGGACGACTGAAGGTCACCTTGCGTTCCATGAAGGGAAGCCGAGTTCCATGCCGGGAAGCCCGCCGGCAAAAGACTTGACACGGCCCGGAGCCGTGATTAGCGTAACCTTGCACACCGCATTCGCGCGAGCGCTGTTTGTACGAGCGCGTTCGTGCGGCCGGCCGCCTTCGGCCCCGATGCTGAAAATGAAACCTGGAGTTTGCTTCCCATGGAACAACAAGCCACCGAGTTGACCACGGGCGGATGGGTCTTTCTCATCCTCGCTTGGACCGTGATCACAGGCCTGACCGCCGTTTGTTTTTACCGGGTAAGGAAGTTGGATTAGACCCGGCGGGCTTCGCGGTTTCCGGCGGGCTTCGCGGTTTCCCCTCCGTGATTCCCGGTTTACAGGCAGCCGCCTGGCTGCCCTTCACACTACGTCAAAGATCAACACTGAACCCCCGGTGTCGATTCCTCGCCTACACTCCGTTTTACGTCTCATAGCGACAGCGAGTCTTCCCGATCCTGAACGTGCGCCCCGCTTGACATTCGGGCGTTTTTGCCTTATCCTGTAACGGTTTTCCCGACTACGATTGACGCCTGCAAAGGACCGCAATGCGGATCATCGTCAAATGTTTCGCGGGATGCAAGGACGCGGTAGGCGCGGCGTCGGTCGAGGTGAATCTCCCGGCGGGGACCACCGTGGGCGAGGCCTTTGCGGAACTTGTCGATTCCTATCCCGGCCTGGCGAGTTATGACCGGAGCGTTATGCTGGCCGTGAACCGCGAATACGCCGACCGGCAGTCCGTGCTGGCAGATGGTGACGAACTGGCGTGCATTCCGCCCGTGAGCGGCGGCGCTGAGAGCTATCCGCGGCGCTGAACATGAGCGGCGGCGCCGTTGCTCCATAAAGAGGTATAGTCAAGCGCGTGTACAAGATTACGAGCGAATACATAAAGCCGGACGCCCTCTTTGAATGGTCCCTCAAGCCCCACCACGGTGCGGTGGTCACCTTCGCCGGAACCGTGCGGAACCACTCGGACGGCCGGCGGACCCTGCGCCTGGAATACGAGGCCTACGCCGAGATGGCCGAAGCCAAGATGCGGGAAGTGGGCGAGGAAATCCGCGAGAAATGGGGCATCGAAGACGTCGCCATGATTCATCGCGTCGGTACGCTCGAAATCGGGGAGATCAGCATCCTCATCTCCGTGGCGACCCCCCACCGTAAAAACGCATTCGAGGCCTGTTCCTACGCGATCGACCGCGTCAAGCAGATCGTGCCCGTCTGGAAGAAGGAGATCCGTGCAGACGGGGAGCGGGAATGGGTGGAACGCAATACCTGAAAACCGGTCCCCAGTCATGATCAACCTGGACCACGGGGCGGCGCCACCGGTTGACCCCCGTGTCATCGAAGTGATGGAGCCCTGCCTCCGCGAATACGTCGGCAATCCGTCAAGCCTTCACCGGGCCGGTGTGCAGGCGCGTAACGCACTGGAACTGGCGCGCGGCCGGGTAGCGGGACTGATTGGCGCTAATCCCGGCGAGATCATATTCACAGCGAGCGGCACCGAAGCGGACAACCTGGCCGTCAAGGGGATTGCCCAGGCAAGATCAAGTCGCGGGCGGCATATCGTCGTTTCAAGTATTGAGCATCACGCCGTGCTGTATGCCGCGAAAGCCATGGAACGGCAGGGATACACCGTCACGGTAGTTTCTGCCGACGGGGACGGCGTCGTGCGGCCCGACCAGGTCGCGCGGGCCATGCGAGACGACACCGTTCTCGTTTCCGTCATGCGCGCCAACGATGAGACCGGCACGATCCAGCCCGTGCGCGAAATCGCCGGGATCGCCCACCGGAACGGCGCGGCTTTCCACACCGATGCCGTGGCTGCCATGGGGCGCCTGCCCGTTGACGTACACGATCTGGATGTGGATGCCCTGTCCCTTTCCGCCAGATCCCTGAACGGCCCGCCAGGCGCCGGTGCCCTCTACGTGAAGTCCGGCACCCGGCTGCGTCCCCAGGTGGAAGGAGGCGTCCAGGAAGACGGACGCCGCGGCGGACACGAAAACATCCCTGCGATCGTGGGTTTCGGCAGGGCGGCGGAATTGGCGGTGGATGAATTGCCTGCCCGGATCGACCGTTTGAAGCGGCTGGATAAGTCGCTGTTGCGCGGTTTGCGGGACCGCCTGCCGGATGCCGTCATCAATGGACATCCCGCGCTGCGCCTGCCGGGTCATATCAACCTTTGGATACCGGAGGCCGATGGCGAGTCCGCGGTCCTGATGCTCGATGCCCGGGGCTTCGCCGTTTCCGTCGGTTCCTCTTGCGCCGCCCACGCGGCCAAGCCCTCGCACGTGCTGCTGGCCCTGGGACGGACGGCGACCGAAGCCCGGTGCTCGCTGCTGATTACCGCCGGTCCGGACACAGCGGAATCCGAGGTCGGTGAGGCACTGGACGCACTCGCCGAGGTCGTCGGAGAACTGCGCGCCATCGCCGGCGTGACGGCCTAGATCCAGGGCGCCACCGCGCGGACGACCGACGCCACCGCACGGACGACCGAAGCCACCGCGCGGACGACAGACGCGGTCATTTCAGGGAGGCACGACGAACCGTGATCCAGCCGTCCATGACCCTCGACACCTTCGGTCTGCTCTGTCCCGTGCCGATCATGAAGACCGCGTCGGCCATCCGGGAGATCGCAGTGGGGGAAGTGCTGGAAGTGCTGGCCGATGATCCCCAGATCCTTGAGGACATGCCGGCCTGGTGCGCGAGTAACGGGCACGCGTTGCTCGACACCATCGAGGATGGAGAAGAGTACAAGCTGTTCGTAAAGAAGGTAAAGTGATTGCCCCGGCGGACCGCCTGATGTAGATTGCGCATCGAGAATCGACCACCGGTTGGTTGACGTTCGACCATTGGATAGTTACCGTTCGACCTTCGAGTGGTTGACGGTTGGAATGTAGCGGTTGCGCGGCGCAGTGCTGCGGCACATCGCCACCGAGCAGGAGCAGAAGATGGCCCATGAAGTGACCATGCGGGACGTGGTGGACCAGTTGAAACAGATCATGTACCCGGGATTCGACCGTGACATCGTCTCTTTCGGCCTGGTGAAGAACGTGCAGGCCTCCAACGGGCACGTGGCCTTCAGCCTGGCCTTTTCCACGCAGGACGAATCCACCCGGCGCCAGATCACCATGACGGCCAAAGAAGCCGTGGAGCGCATGCCCGGGGTGCAGGACGTGCAGATCACCGGACCGCCGCCCGGACAGTCGGCCACGGCCCAGGGACCAGCGGGCGGCCCGGCGGGACAGCACGGTCAGCACGGTCAGCCGGGCAAGATCGAACTGCCGGGGGTGAAGACCATTGTGGCGGTGGCCAGCGGCAAGGGCGGCGTGGGCAAGTCCACGGTCTCGGTTAACCTGTCGGTGGCTCTGGCCGACGACGGCGCGAGCGTGGGCCTGCTAGACGCCGATATTTACGGACCCAGCATCCCGACCATGATGGGCGTCAAGGACCAGCCCGGCGTGGTGGGACAGAAGATCCTGCCCATGATCGCCCACGATATCAAGATGATGTCCTTCGGATTCCTGATCCCGGAAGACCAGTCGGTCACCTGGCGGGGTCCCATGGTCCACCAGGCCGTGCAGCAGCTTCTGAGCGACGTCCTGTGGGGAGAGCTGGACTGCCTCGTCATCGACATGCCCCCGGGCACGGGGGACGCGCACCTGACACTGACCCAATCCGTGGCGCTGACCGGCGGCCTCGTGGTGACGACGCCGCAGGACGTGGCCCTGATCGACGCGCGGCGCGGCGTGGCCATGTTCCAGCAGGTGAACGTGCCCATACTCGGCATCGTCGAAAACATGAGTTATTTCAACTGTCCCCATTGCGGCGAGCGCACGGATATCTTCACGACGGGCGGAGGCAGACGGGCCAGCGAGGCGCTGGGCGTGCCCTTCGTCGGCGCATTGCCCATCGATGCGGCGGTCTGTCTGGCAGGCGACCAGGGCACCCCCATCGTCCGTCGGGATCCGGACTCGCAGCAGACGGACGCCTACCGCAAGGTGGCGGATACGCTCCGGGCGACGATCGGGGTATGAGGGAGGCTCAAACCATGTCCAAACCCGTGAAAGCAGTCGGATTGCTGTCCGGCGGACTGGACAGCACGATCGCGGCCGCCATGCTGATGCGGCAGGGCATCGAAATACAGGGACTCACGTTCTACACCGGCTTCTGCGTGGTGGAACACAACCGCAGGTCCAAGACTCGGAAGCGCAAGAAACCGGTGCGCAACGAGGCCCTGCAGGCCGGCGCCAAGCTCGACCTGCCCGTCGAGATGATCGACATCTCCGGTCCGGACTACCTGAAAGTCCTGACCGATCCCAAATACGGTTACGGAAAAACCGTGAATCCATGTATCGACTGCCGCATCTTCATGTTCCGGCGGGCCCGCCAGTACATGGACGAGATCGGCGCCCAGTTCATGTTCACCGGCGAGGTCCTCGGCCAGCGGCCCATGTCCCAGCGCCGCCAGCCCATGAACGTCATCGACCGTGACGCCGAACTGGACGGCCTGTTGCTGCGGCCTCTCTCCGCAAAGCGCCTCCCGCCCACCGTACCGGAACAGGAAGGCTGGGTGGACAGGGAAAAGCTTGGCGACATCCAGGGACGTTCCCGCCAGAAGCAGATGGAAATGGCCGAGGAGTACGGCATCGAGGACTATCCTTCACCCGCGGGAGGCTGCTGCTACCTGACCGATGCGAATTTCGGCCGGCGCATCCTCGACTTCTTCGAATTCGAGGGCAAGGAAAACCTCACCATGGACGACGTGATGCTCCTCAAGATCGGCCGACATTTCCGCGTCAAGCCCGACGTCAAGGTCGTGATGGGGCGGGAAGAAGGGGAAAACAAGTTCCTGGAGCGCTACACACCGGGCCGGTGGAGACTGGAAACGAAGGACGTCACGGGTCCGACCACCCTGGTCGAAGGCCAACCCACCGACGACGACCTGCGTCAGATCGCAGGCATGACCGTGCGGTACGCGGGTTCAAAGGCCGATGCCGGCACCCCGGTCACCTGCCGCTACGAAGATGCCGAACGCATCCTCGAACCGTCCCCGGTCGAGGAATCCGTGCTGGAGACGTGGCGGATTTAGGGGCGGTTGGAGTGCGGTCCTGAGCACTCATCAGCGCGCGAATCCCCCTTACACTTTAACCCACTGTCTGATCGAAGCACGATAATTGGCGCATGTGCGCTAGATCGTGAATATGGATCTCGACCATTGTATATAACGCAACAGGCTAAGTGTTTCAATTTTTGGTGGGGGTTTTGATATTTGTGCGTGTGGTTTCATCTTGACCTTTGGGATCATGTAGCTACATTGAGGCTACAAGGAGATCGTTTACTATGAATTCTGATACAGTTGTTCGAGCACGAATAGACAAAGACACCAAAGCTCGAGCTATGACAGCGCTTCAGGCTATGGGCTTGTCTATGTCCGACGCGATTCGATTGCTTTTGGTACGCGTAGCGAACGAGAAACGGTTGCCTTTTCCAATACAGGTACCACGTCCTGCAACCACCAAGGCAATGAAAGAACTGGAAGAGGGTAAGGGTCAGAGATTCGAAAATGCCGAAGGTTTGTACCAAGACCTCGATATCTGAAATGCTGATCCCGGTACGTTGTATTTGCACCTGGTCAGGACAGGTTCCCACGCTGATCTTTTTGAGTAATAATCTCTCAGGTTCTGCACAGCCCGGTAACAAACCACTTTGACTGATCTCCCCGTAATAGAACGCGTATCCAACAATCTGGCCGAGGTCAACGCATCCATCATCTGGCTCCATGGACTGGGTGCGGATGGAAACGATTTTGCGCCGATTGTTCCGCAACTGGACCTGCCGTCGGCTTACGCGGTCCGTTTCTTGTTCCCTTCAGCGCCATCCATCCCGGTGACGATCAATCAGGGGATGGTGATGCCCGCGTGGTACGACATCATGGAACTGGGCGAAAACCGGCGTCTCGACGAAGACGGGTTGCGCGCTTCCGCCGGTAGGGTGCATGCGTTGTTGCATCAGGAGATCGATCGGGGCGTACCGAGCGAACGGATCCTGCTGGCGGGCTTCTCCCAGGGCGGCGCGGTCTGCCTCGAAGCCGGGCTGTCGTTTCAGGACCGGATCGGCGGCATCATTGCCCTGTCCACCTACTTTCCCACGGCCGCCAGCGTCGTCGTGCGTACGGCTCAGTCCGGGCTTCCCGTACTGGTCTGCCACGGATCAGTGGATCCGATGCTGAATGAATCCCTGGGACGCGCCGCCGCCGAATCCCTCAGGCGACTGGGCATGGAACCCGAATACCACGCGTATCCCATGGCCCACCAGGTGTGTACGCAGGAAATCGTCCAGATCGGTCAATGGATCCGTGCCGTACTGGGGAACTAAGGGAAGTGTTTTGGAGAGGCGTACCGGAAAGCCTCTGAGTTTAATTCGCCGGTTCAAGCCCCCATCAAGCCTTCAGCAGTCCCGCCGCGTTATCTTTCACAATCCCCACGACCGCATCATCTTGAAGATCGGTGAGTACCCGCGCCACGGATGCCGCCGGCATGAATACCGGGGCGTGGGAGCCAAAAAGCAGCTTGCTCCCGATTCCCGCGTCTACGAGCATCTTCACGCTGTCCACCCCATCCACCTGGGAAGTATCCGCGTAAAGACCGGCCAGATCACGGACTTGCGCCGCGAAGCCCTTCAAAGTAGCCGCGCTCGCTCCGCCCATAACCAGTTTCAAATCGGGATGGCGCTTCGCCGCTTCCACCACGTCTCTTGTCGGTACGTCGGGAACCTGCGCCATCGAGTGATGTCGCCGCGGGTCGTCAATGCGGATCTGGACCATCACTACCAGGCTCGTTCGGCCCGCCTCTTCGAACAGCACATCCGCCCCGGCCAGGTCATACCCTCCATAACCCGGCAGCAGCTTGATCATGCGGACGGCACGATGTTCCAACGCCGTCTCCAACGCTGCAGGCCAGGTAGGCAGCGTCGGATCGATGACCGGTACGGGGCTGATGTCGTCGTACTCATCTGCGGCTTCATAGATCACCGAATTGCATAGATGCGGGTTGGCGCTCCACGCGGCTGCGAGGGGAGCTATGAAAACCCGCTCCACGCCGTATGCGCGTAATGAAGACCGTACCGAAGCGACGTCGTACGGCACGTTTACCAGGGCAGGCCATGGACCGGTCCAGGCGTTGATGTCAACGATCATGACGGATCTCCGGAATCTTCGCGCAACTTCAATATCCGCAACGCGTTATCCCACAGGATCGCGCATTTGTCGTCGTCCGATATGTCCGCCCCCAGGACCTTGTTCATCGTGACGCCGAAGTGCCGGATGGGCGCGTCTGAGCCGTAGACGACCCGATGAGCGCCAAGCCTGCGGACGGCCGCTTCGACCATGCCGCTTTCCGGATCGCCGCCCGAGGTATCAACCACGATGTTCGGCACGTCGGCGATCGCCTCGATGCCCCGGTGACCCACGCCGTTGAGATGGGCCATGATGATCCTCGCCCGGGGATGGCGGCGGGCAAGGTCGGCCACGTCGAAGGGCGTGGACTCGCCGGGCAGGTTGCCGGTGGTCTTCAACCAGGCGTGTTGCAGCACCGGGACGTCTAATGACACGGCGGCTTCCATAATCGGGTCGAGCCCGGGGTCCGTTGCCCGGCGGGCGACCCAGAGCTTGACCCCGTTCATGGCCTGACTCCCGACGCACCGTTCGATCTCGGCGACAGCCTCGTCCGAAAAGGCGGGCGTTACGTAGCAGAACGGCAGGATCGCGTCGGGTTGCGCGTCCCGCATTCGCAACACGTAGTCGTTGGCCTGCCGGCACTGGTCGGGCGTGGGTTCATAGGGCGTGGTTTCATGCAGCGAAAACACGCACATCCTGGTCACGCCGGAACGGCGGGCGGTCGCGATCAGCCTTTCCGCGTCCTCGACAGGCGAGGAAACCCCATAGGTGCCGAAGCAGTTCAGGGGATGTACGTGGATATCCAGCACCGGACCACCGGGCAGGAGTTTCTGACGCAGGGAGGCGAGGGCCATGGCAATTAGGCAACGAGGTGTATTGCGTGACGGGGCACGGTGCCCGGAACAGAGCCGGGCACGGACGGGTCGTTACTACAGGCAGAGAGAAGCCGTTACAGCCGGTAGAAGGAGACAGCGTTGTCGTGAAACAGCTTGCGCCTTTCGGCATCCGAGAATCCGCTGGTCGCCCAGGACAGGGTCTCGACCCAGCGCGGGTACTCCGTGGCCTGGAAGGCGACGGGCCAGTCCCCGCCGTACATGACCCGGTCGATGCCGAAACACGCGATCACGTGGTCGATGTAGGGCTTCAGGTCCTCGGGCTTCCACCGCGCCATGTCCGCCTCGGTGACTAGGCCCGATACTTTGCAGTAGACATTGGGCATTTCGGCCAGGGTCCTCAGCTCTTCCTTCCAAGGGTCGAAGACCTGGTTTTTAATGTCGGGCTTGCCGATATGGTCCAGGATGAAGGAGACTTCGGGGCACTGCCGGACGAATTTTATCACATTCGCCAGCTGTGGGTGGAAGATGCAGATATCGAAGGACAGCCCGTGGGACGGCAGAAGGCGGACCCCTTCGATGAACCCGGGCTGCAGGCAAAAGCCGGCGTCCTCGGACTGCAGCAGGCGCCGGATGCCCTTGACCAGGGGTAAACGGGCCAGCGCCTCGAGGTCGGC encodes the following:
- a CDS encoding Mrp/NBP35 family ATP-binding protein encodes the protein MRGAVLRHIATEQEQKMAHEVTMRDVVDQLKQIMYPGFDRDIVSFGLVKNVQASNGHVAFSLAFSTQDESTRRQITMTAKEAVERMPGVQDVQITGPPPGQSATAQGPAGGPAGQHGQHGQPGKIELPGVKTIVAVASGKGGVGKSTVSVNLSVALADDGASVGLLDADIYGPSIPTMMGVKDQPGVVGQKILPMIAHDIKMMSFGFLIPEDQSVTWRGPMVHQAVQQLLSDVLWGELDCLVIDMPPGTGDAHLTLTQSVALTGGLVVTTPQDVALIDARRGVAMFQQVNVPILGIVENMSYFNCPHCGERTDIFTTGGGRRASEALGVPFVGALPIDAAVCLAGDQGTPIVRRDPDSQQTDAYRKVADTLRATIGV
- a CDS encoding 7-cyano-7-deazaguanine synthase; the encoded protein is MSKPVKAVGLLSGGLDSTIAAAMLMRQGIEIQGLTFYTGFCVVEHNRRSKTRKRKKPVRNEALQAGAKLDLPVEMIDISGPDYLKVLTDPKYGYGKTVNPCIDCRIFMFRRARQYMDEIGAQFMFTGEVLGQRPMSQRRQPMNVIDRDAELDGLLLRPLSAKRLPPTVPEQEGWVDREKLGDIQGRSRQKQMEMAEEYGIEDYPSPAGGCCYLTDANFGRRILDFFEFEGKENLTMDDVMLLKIGRHFRVKPDVKVVMGREEGENKFLERYTPGRWRLETKDVTGPTTLVEGQPTDDDLRQIAGMTVRYAGSKADAGTPVTCRYEDAERILEPSPVEESVLETWRI
- a CDS encoding amidohydrolase family protein produces the protein MIVDINAWTGPWPALVNVPYDVASVRSSLRAYGVERVFIAPLAAAWSANPHLCNSVIYEAADEYDDISPVPVIDPTLPTWPAALETALEHRAVRMIKLLPGYGGYDLAGADVLFEEAGRTSLVVMVQIRIDDPRRHHSMAQVPDVPTRDVVEAAKRHPDLKLVMGGASAATLKGFAAQVRDLAGLYADTSQVDGVDSVKMLVDAGIGSKLLFGSHAPVFMPAASVARVLTDLQDDAVVGIVKDNAAGLLKA
- a CDS encoding cysteine desulfurase family protein, which produces MINLDHGAAPPVDPRVIEVMEPCLREYVGNPSSLHRAGVQARNALELARGRVAGLIGANPGEIIFTASGTEADNLAVKGIAQARSSRGRHIVVSSIEHHAVLYAAKAMERQGYTVTVVSADGDGVVRPDQVARAMRDDTVLVSVMRANDETGTIQPVREIAGIAHRNGAAFHTDAVAAMGRLPVDVHDLDVDALSLSARSLNGPPGAGALYVKSGTRLRPQVEGGVQEDGRRGGHENIPAIVGFGRAAELAVDELPARIDRLKRLDKSLLRGLRDRLPDAVINGHPALRLPGHINLWIPEADGESAVLMLDARGFAVSVGSSCAAHAAKPSHVLLALGRTATEARCSLLITAGPDTAESEVGEALDALAEVVGELRAIAGVTA
- a CDS encoding amidohydrolase family protein, giving the protein MALASLRQKLLPGGPVLDIHVHPLNCFGTYGVSSPVEDAERLIATARRSGVTRMCVFSLHETTPYEPTPDQCRQANDYVLRMRDAQPDAILPFCYVTPAFSDEAVAEIERCVGSQAMNGVKLWVARRATDPGLDPIMEAAVSLDVPVLQHAWLKTTGNLPGESTPFDVADLARRHPRARIIMAHLNGVGHRGIEAIADVPNIVVDTSGGDPESGMVEAAVRRLGAHRVVYGSDAPIRHFGVTMNKVLGADISDDDKCAILWDNALRILKLREDSGDPS
- a CDS encoding carboxylesterase yields the protein MTDLPVIERVSNNLAEVNASIIWLHGLGADGNDFAPIVPQLDLPSAYAVRFLFPSAPSIPVTINQGMVMPAWYDIMELGENRRLDEDGLRASAGRVHALLHQEIDRGVPSERILLAGFSQGGAVCLEAGLSFQDRIGGIIALSTYFPTAASVVVRTAQSGLPVLVCHGSVDPMLNESLGRAAAESLRRLGMEPEYHAYPMAHQVCTQEIVQIGQWIRAVLGN
- a CDS encoding type II toxin-antitoxin system RelB/DinJ family antitoxin; translated protein: MNSDTVVRARIDKDTKARAMTALQAMGLSMSDAIRLLLVRVANEKRLPFPIQVPRPATTKAMKELEEGKGQRFENAEGLYQDLDI
- a CDS encoding sulfurtransferase TusA family protein; protein product: MIQPSMTLDTFGLLCPVPIMKTASAIREIAVGEVLEVLADDPQILEDMPAWCASNGHALLDTIEDGEEYKLFVKKVK